In a genomic window of Actinomycetota bacterium:
- a CDS encoding L,D-transpeptidase family protein: MGALSIAAATVVVLALVASQDGATKAAPRSGHAALAAPGQSPSPSPSPSPSPSPAPSPSPSPVPPPDPNPHLGTSGPQVTQIQTSLTALHYMVGSVDGQFGGGTRDGLVAFQKVEGLTRSGEGDPATLAKLASATTPAPAYATPADHIELDIAHQVVYVVRGGTVSEILPTSTGSGRTYTEKGYSKPEKAITPNGVFTVYWKVNGWHQAPLGDLYKPSFFNGGIAFHGYPSVPTYPASHGCSRLPMEFADWFFTSAAPYGETVYVYGGPSGPNPDPVQQNSTATEAPPTSLNDNAPATSPTPSPIPSPSAPGLLNLLAPSPSPTPPPSPLPSPSPSPIPSPITTPLPSPSPS; the protein is encoded by the coding sequence ATGGGCGCACTGAGCATCGCCGCCGCGACAGTCGTGGTGCTGGCGCTCGTCGCCTCCCAGGACGGGGCCACGAAGGCCGCCCCCCGCAGCGGCCACGCCGCCCTCGCCGCCCCGGGTCAGAGCCCGAGCCCCAGCCCGTCGCCCAGCCCGAGCCCCTCGCCCGCCCCCAGCCCGAGCCCCAGCCCGGTGCCGCCGCCCGACCCCAACCCGCATCTCGGGACATCCGGTCCCCAGGTCACCCAGATCCAGACCAGCCTGACCGCCCTGCACTACATGGTGGGCAGCGTCGACGGCCAGTTCGGCGGCGGCACCCGTGACGGGCTGGTCGCCTTCCAGAAGGTCGAGGGCCTGACCCGCTCGGGCGAGGGCGACCCCGCCACCCTGGCCAAGCTCGCCAGCGCCACGACCCCGGCGCCGGCCTATGCCACCCCTGCAGACCACATCGAACTCGACATCGCCCACCAGGTGGTCTACGTCGTGCGGGGCGGCACGGTCAGCGAGATCCTGCCCACGTCGACGGGGTCGGGCCGCACCTACACCGAGAAGGGCTACTCCAAGCCGGAGAAGGCCATCACGCCCAACGGCGTCTTCACCGTGTACTGGAAGGTCAACGGTTGGCACCAGGCCCCCCTGGGCGACCTCTACAAGCCGTCGTTCTTCAACGGGGGCATCGCCTTCCATGGGTACCCCTCGGTGCCGACTTACCCCGCCTCGCACGGCTGCTCCCGGCTCCCGATGGAGTTCGCCGACTGGTTTTTCACCAGCGCCGCCCCCTACGGTGAGACGGTGTACGTCTACGGCGGCCCGAGCGGCCCGAACCCCGACCCGGTGCAGCAGAACTCGACCGCCACCGAGGCCCCGCCCACCAGCCTGAACGACAACGCCCCGGCCACCTCGCCGACCCCGAGCCCGATCCCCTCGCCCAGCGCCCCGGGGCTGCTGAATCTGCTCGCCCCCTCGCCCAGCCCGACCCCGCCGCCGAGCCCGCTCCCGTCGCCCAGCCCGAGCCCAATTCCCTCGCCAATCACCACCCCACTGCCGAGCCCCAGCCCCTCGTAG
- a CDS encoding glycosyltransferase family 4 protein, whose product MRLLEITNDFPPTLGGIENYIYSLVARWDPGEVVVLTRDRPGAARVDATLGARVHRMPVGTLLPSRRVWARVSGLLAEGQFDMVHFASPLPLALLGPRITHATGIPYAVSVHGGEFVAGARLARPLMQRALGGAAVALPVSQFTRDAILALLPDPPPTEVISPGVDACAFSPERPPAFGADPGSGPGGPVVLTVCRLVARKGPATLIAALPRVREAHPGTTLAIVGGGPDRRRLERVAAARGLQDSVRFLGPQPWDTLGGYYAAADVFALPTRERFWRLETEGFPLVFLEAAAAGLPSVAGAAGGVREAVVDGETGVIVDGRDAGATATALIRLLDDPAAARAMGAAARERARVLFSWERVVERFRTALEKALSGHARPGWP is encoded by the coding sequence GTGCGCCTGCTGGAGATCACCAACGACTTCCCCCCGACCCTCGGTGGCATCGAGAACTACATCTACTCGCTGGTGGCCCGCTGGGACCCCGGCGAGGTCGTGGTCCTGACCCGGGACCGGCCCGGGGCGGCGCGGGTGGATGCCACGCTCGGTGCCCGGGTCCACCGGATGCCGGTCGGTACCCTGCTGCCCAGCCGGCGGGTGTGGGCCCGGGTCTCGGGCCTGCTGGCCGAGGGCCAGTTCGACATGGTGCACTTCGCCAGCCCACTTCCCCTGGCCCTCCTCGGCCCGCGCATCACGCACGCCACCGGCATCCCCTACGCGGTGTCGGTGCACGGGGGAGAGTTTGTGGCCGGCGCCCGCCTGGCGCGGCCCCTGATGCAGCGCGCCCTGGGCGGCGCCGCCGTGGCGCTGCCCGTGTCGCAGTTCACCCGGGACGCCATCCTGGCGCTGCTCCCCGACCCCCCGCCCACCGAGGTGATCTCCCCGGGCGTGGACGCCTGCGCCTTCTCGCCCGAGCGCCCCCCGGCGTTCGGCGCAGACCCGGGGTCCGGGCCGGGGGGGCCGGTCGTGCTCACCGTGTGCCGCCTGGTGGCCCGCAAGGGGCCGGCGACCCTCATCGCCGCCCTTCCCCGGGTGCGGGAGGCCCACCCGGGCACGACCCTCGCCATCGTGGGCGGGGGGCCGGACCGCCGCCGGCTGGAGCGGGTGGCCGCCGCCCGGGGCCTGCAGGATTCGGTGCGCTTCCTCGGCCCCCAGCCCTGGGACACGCTGGGTGGGTACTACGCCGCCGCCGACGTCTTCGCCCTCCCCACCCGGGAACGGTTCTGGCGCCTGGAGACCGAGGGGTTCCCGCTGGTGTTCCTCGAGGCGGCCGCCGCCGGGCTGCCCAGCGTCGCCGGGGCCGCCGGCGGGGTGCGCGAGGCGGTGGTGGACGGGGAGACCGGCGTGATCGTGGACGGCCGCGACGCCGGGGCGACCGCCACCGCCCTCATCCGGCTGTTGGACGACCCCGCTGCGGCCCGTGCGATGGGCGCTGCCGCCCGGGAGCGGGCGCGGGTGCTGTTCTCCTGGGAGCGGGTAGTCGAGCGCTTCCGGACCGCCCTGGAGAAGGCCCTCTCGGGCCACGCCCGCCCGGGGTGGCCGTGA
- a CDS encoding TIGR03668 family PPOX class F420-dependent oxidoreductase: MAPPGHFSSLLRARRGYLATIGQQGDPRVVPVCFTWAGDQIWTAIDGKPKTTDIPARVRDIRAHPKVAFTVDRWDEDWSRLAWLQARGRGVVLPEGPEAERARAALRDKYPQYQTTPLHGLVIRVDIDQWVGWDPESVE, encoded by the coding sequence ATGGCGCCCCCCGGACACTTCAGCTCCCTGCTCAGGGCACGCCGCGGCTACCTCGCCACGATCGGCCAGCAGGGCGATCCCCGGGTGGTGCCGGTGTGCTTCACCTGGGCCGGCGACCAGATCTGGACGGCCATCGACGGCAAGCCCAAGACCACCGACATCCCTGCCCGGGTGCGGGACATCCGCGCCCACCCCAAGGTGGCCTTCACGGTGGACCGGTGGGACGAGGACTGGAGCCGGCTGGCCTGGCTGCAGGCCCGGGGACGCGGCGTGGTCCTCCCCGAGGGGCCGGAGGCGGAGCGGGCCCGGGCGGCCCTGCGGGACAAGTACCCGCAGTACCAGACGACCCCGCTGCACGGCCTGGTGATCCGGGTGGACATCGACCAGTGGGTGGGGTGGGACCCGGAGTCGGTGGAGTAG
- a CDS encoding GNAT family protein, which translates to MAVTEGREGPGIVALGTSVFLRRPEKGDETEFLAMIAAGTDFYRPWINPPSSPDEFAAYLVRASRRTGDAFLVCLVASGAIVGAFNLAELSARGRTAFISYYVHPSYARQGLMREGLQLLLGHAFGPLGLVALGASIQPGNAASAGLVAQAGFRPEKAPPRYLRLFGVWRGHPTWSLTAARWRALAADTEAEQAGAPD; encoded by the coding sequence GTGGCCGTGACCGAGGGCCGGGAGGGGCCCGGCATCGTCGCGCTGGGCACCTCGGTGTTCCTGCGCCGTCCCGAGAAGGGCGACGAGACCGAGTTCCTCGCCATGATCGCCGCCGGCACCGACTTCTACCGGCCGTGGATCAACCCACCCTCCAGCCCGGACGAGTTCGCCGCCTACCTGGTGCGGGCCTCCCGGCGCACCGGCGACGCCTTCCTGGTCTGCCTGGTGGCCTCGGGCGCCATCGTGGGGGCGTTCAACCTGGCAGAGCTCTCCGCCCGGGGCCGCACCGCATTCATCAGTTACTACGTCCACCCGTCCTATGCCCGCCAGGGGCTCATGCGGGAGGGCCTGCAGCTCCTCCTGGGCCACGCGTTCGGCCCGCTCGGCCTGGTGGCGCTGGGAGCGAGCATTCAGCCGGGCAACGCGGCATCCGCCGGCCTGGTGGCGCAGGCCGGCTTCCGGCCGGAGAAGGCTCCGCCCCGCTACCTGCGCCTGTTCGGGGTGTGGCGGGGCCACCCGACCTGGTCGCTCACCGCCGCCCGGTGGCGGGCACTGGCGGCCGACACCGAGGCCGAGCAAGCGGGGGCGCCGGATTGA
- a CDS encoding RidA family protein, giving the protein MKTAISSSGAPAAIGPYSQAVRAGDYLFCSGQIPLDPETGELVGGGIAEQTTRVLENVRAVLASAGLEPADVVKTTVFLVSMADFPAMNEVYGRFFSDVPPARSTIGVAALPKGAAVEIEVVAQA; this is encoded by the coding sequence GTGAAGACCGCGATCTCCTCGTCGGGGGCCCCGGCGGCCATCGGGCCGTACTCGCAGGCCGTCCGGGCCGGGGACTACCTGTTCTGCTCGGGCCAGATCCCCCTGGACCCGGAGACCGGGGAGCTGGTGGGCGGCGGGATCGCCGAGCAGACCACCAGGGTCCTGGAGAACGTGCGGGCGGTCCTGGCGTCCGCCGGTCTCGAGCCGGCCGATGTGGTGAAGACGACCGTCTTCCTGGTGTCGATGGCCGACTTCCCGGCCATGAACGAGGTCTACGGCCGCTTCTTCTCCGACGTCCCGCCGGCCCGCTCAACGATAGGCGTGGCCGCCCTGCCCAAGGGCGCCGCCGTGGAGATCGAGGTCGTCGCCCAGGCCTGA
- a CDS encoding response regulator: MSITILLVEDDPSVRELLKVLLEVEGYEIVEARDGFEGLEKAGEVNPALMILDLMMPEIDGERVLARLRTNPETTALPVIVVSGRYEALDRCRSMIGDENVFAKPFEPVKLLDRIGSLVGHVGDQ, from the coding sequence ATGAGCATCACGATCCTCCTCGTGGAGGACGATCCCTCGGTCCGCGAGCTGCTGAAGGTGCTCCTGGAGGTGGAGGGCTACGAGATCGTCGAGGCCCGGGATGGCTTCGAGGGACTGGAGAAGGCGGGCGAGGTCAACCCGGCCCTCATGATCCTCGACCTGATGATGCCCGAGATCGACGGTGAGCGTGTCCTGGCCCGGCTGCGCACGAACCCCGAAACCACTGCCCTGCCCGTGATCGTGGTGAGCGGCCGCTACGAGGCGCTGGACCGCTGCCGCAGCATGATCGGGGACGAGAACGTGTTCGCCAAGCCCTTCGAACCCGTGAAGCTGCTGGACCGCATCGGTTCCCTGGTGGGCCACGTCGGCGACCAGTAG
- a CDS encoding DUF3107 domain-containing protein, whose amino-acid sequence MIEVRIGVVESPKELILELEEDAEDLIDKVKAASAETGGMVWLTDSKGKQVGVTASRIAYMEIEAERARKVGFGG is encoded by the coding sequence GTGATCGAAGTTCGCATCGGGGTAGTGGAGTCACCCAAGGAGCTGATCTTGGAGCTCGAGGAGGATGCCGAGGACCTGATCGACAAGGTGAAGGCCGCCTCCGCCGAGACCGGGGGCATGGTCTGGCTCACCGACTCCAAGGGCAAGCAGGTGGGCGTCACGGCCAGCCGGATCGCCTACATGGAGATCGAGGCCGAGCGGGCACGCAAAGTGGGGTTCGGGGGCTGA
- a CDS encoding ribonuclease HI family protein encodes MGEWQVRTDGAARGNPGPAGVGVVLTDPDGAVVDELAKGIGWATNNVAEYTALIEALRLARSHGVTELAVFSDSTLMVEQMRGAWKVRHEGLRPLWAAARTLAGEFTRIRYQAVPRGGNKRADELANLGVDRDNPSAEPPARISGRDAGPLF; translated from the coding sequence GTGGGGGAGTGGCAGGTGCGCACCGACGGTGCCGCCCGGGGCAACCCGGGCCCGGCCGGCGTCGGGGTGGTGCTGACCGACCCCGACGGCGCGGTGGTCGATGAGCTGGCCAAGGGCATCGGGTGGGCGACCAACAATGTCGCCGAGTACACCGCCCTCATCGAGGCCCTGCGGCTCGCCCGGAGCCACGGCGTCACCGAGCTGGCGGTGTTCTCCGACTCGACGCTGATGGTGGAGCAGATGCGCGGGGCCTGGAAGGTCAGACACGAAGGCCTGCGACCGTTGTGGGCGGCCGCCCGCACCTTGGCGGGCGAGTTCACCCGCATCCGCTACCAGGCAGTCCCCCGGGGAGGCAACAAACGGGCGGACGAGCTGGCCAATCTCGGCGTGGACCGGGACAACCCCTCGGCGGAGCCGCCCGCCCGGATCAGCGGACGGGACGCCGGGCCGCTCTTCTAG
- a CDS encoding C4-type zinc ribbon domain-containing protein — protein sequence MDPSREALLSLLELQKIDTAIDRIEARLSHLPEQAALDALEARLADLDVQIAERKQALDEVSVRQRRLDNEVDSVGQKIAGESNRLYSGMVKNAKELSDISREIEALKRRKGILEDNDLEVMEERDGIEAEHQALLDERTAVLEEIAQARILRDHASEGLGVQLSAAQAERAVWPPRIESELLGLYDTIRAHKSGIGAAAMVDGVCQGCHMRLPAMEAERVRSASGLTRCDECRRILVVL from the coding sequence GTGGACCCCTCCCGCGAAGCCCTACTCAGCTTGCTGGAACTCCAGAAGATCGATACGGCCATCGACCGCATCGAGGCCCGGCTCAGCCACCTGCCGGAGCAGGCCGCCCTTGATGCCCTCGAGGCCCGGCTGGCCGACCTCGACGTCCAGATCGCCGAGCGCAAGCAGGCCCTGGACGAGGTCAGTGTCCGGCAGCGCCGCCTGGACAACGAGGTGGACTCGGTAGGCCAGAAGATCGCCGGCGAGTCGAACCGGCTCTACTCGGGCATGGTGAAGAACGCCAAGGAGCTGTCCGACATCTCCCGGGAGATCGAGGCCCTGAAGCGCCGGAAGGGGATCCTGGAGGACAACGACCTCGAGGTCATGGAGGAGCGGGACGGGATCGAGGCCGAACACCAGGCGCTGCTCGACGAGCGCACCGCCGTGCTCGAGGAGATCGCTCAGGCCCGCATCCTGCGGGACCACGCCTCCGAGGGGCTGGGCGTGCAGCTCAGCGCCGCCCAGGCCGAGCGGGCGGTCTGGCCCCCCCGCATCGAGTCCGAGCTGCTCGGCCTGTACGACACCATCCGGGCCCACAAGTCCGGGATCGGGGCAGCGGCGATGGTGGACGGCGTGTGCCAGGGCTGCCACATGCGCCTGCCCGCCATGGAGGCCGAGCGGGTGCGCAGCGCCTCCGGCCTGACCCGGTGCGACGAGTGCCGGCGCATCCTCGTCGTCCTCTAG
- the thyX gene encoding FAD-dependent thymidylate synthase translates to MPGPGDSLPVLDHGFVRLDAAEASDLSVVNGARVSFLQMTEEMRPKDEGLIRFLMRNGHASPFEHNFFRYHIRCPIAVAREWMRHRWSSFNEHSLRYSSAIDDFYIPAAENMRTQVGKPGAYTFEPVAPDVAAAAQDLLAKQYQEAWNRYQELLEMGVARELARLVLPVGIYTEFYWSVNARALMNFLALRNAEAAMWEIRQYAAAAEEFFATLMPATHAAFEEFGRKAP, encoded by the coding sequence ATGCCCGGCCCCGGCGACTCGCTGCCCGTCCTCGACCACGGCTTCGTCCGCCTCGACGCCGCCGAGGCGTCGGACCTCTCGGTGGTGAACGGCGCCCGGGTCTCGTTCCTGCAGATGACCGAGGAGATGCGGCCCAAGGACGAGGGCCTGATCCGCTTCCTCATGCGCAACGGGCACGCCTCGCCCTTCGAGCACAACTTCTTCCGCTACCACATCCGGTGCCCCATCGCCGTGGCCCGGGAGTGGATGCGCCACCGCTGGAGCAGCTTCAACGAGCACAGCCTGCGCTACTCCTCGGCGATCGACGATTTCTACATCCCGGCCGCCGAGAACATGCGCACCCAGGTGGGCAAGCCCGGCGCCTACACCTTTGAGCCGGTGGCACCCGACGTGGCGGCGGCGGCGCAGGACCTGCTGGCCAAGCAGTACCAGGAGGCGTGGAACCGCTACCAGGAGCTGCTGGAGATGGGCGTCGCCCGGGAGCTCGCCCGCCTGGTCCTTCCTGTGGGCATCTACACCGAGTTCTACTGGAGCGTCAACGCCCGGGCGCTCATGAATTTCCTCGCCCTGCGCAACGCCGAGGCGGCCATGTGGGAGATCCGCCAGTACGCCGCCGCCGCCGAGGAGTTCTTCGCCACCCTGATGCCGGCGACACACGCCGCCTTCGAAGAGTTCGGACGAAAGGCACCTTAA
- a CDS encoding DUF5679 domain-containing protein — protein sequence MPSYEGYCVKCRTKRPFEGEKKDLPNGRTAAQGTCPVCGTKITRMLGKSA from the coding sequence ATGCCGTCGTATGAGGGGTACTGCGTCAAGTGCCGCACCAAGCGGCCGTTCGAGGGCGAGAAGAAGGACCTCCCCAACGGCCGTACCGCCGCCCAGGGCACCTGCCCGGTGTGCGGGACCAAGATCACGAGGATGCTGGGCAAGTCCGCTTAG
- a CDS encoding DUF5319 family protein, producing MAYEEHIDPPDDFDGDPEEIDAEEREALQQDLVDVNTLKSVLAQRGIKGVVVYCPDCEDDHFLGWDLLADNLRQILESGEPPVHEPAWEPDPDEYVTWDYALGFLDGYEAFTEDRSGEDTCAWCGSHLPEGGYAWAFCPTCGRQLGVVNLMIELRKQGWSETRIRELVERSGFEAPVFDPETASPAPEEASLDLTAEAGDPPDGGADGGPADPDGGPSDTPDGGEGVQKD from the coding sequence ATGGCTTACGAAGAGCACATCGACCCGCCCGACGACTTCGATGGCGACCCCGAGGAGATCGACGCCGAAGAACGGGAGGCTCTCCAACAGGACTTGGTCGATGTCAATACGCTGAAATCCGTGCTCGCCCAGCGGGGCATCAAGGGCGTCGTCGTGTACTGCCCGGACTGCGAGGACGACCACTTCCTGGGCTGGGACCTCCTGGCGGACAACCTCCGCCAGATCCTGGAGTCGGGCGAGCCGCCGGTCCACGAGCCGGCCTGGGAGCCGGACCCGGACGAGTACGTCACCTGGGACTACGCCCTGGGCTTCCTGGACGGCTACGAGGCCTTCACCGAGGATCGCTCGGGCGAGGACACCTGCGCCTGGTGCGGCAGCCACCTTCCCGAAGGGGGCTATGCCTGGGCCTTCTGCCCCACCTGCGGCCGCCAGCTGGGAGTGGTCAACCTCATGATCGAGCTGCGCAAGCAGGGCTGGTCCGAGACCCGAATCCGTGAGCTGGTGGAGCGTTCCGGCTTCGAGGCGCCGGTGTTCGACCCCGAGACCGCGTCTCCGGCGCCGGAGGAGGCCAGTCTCGACCTCACCGCCGAGGCGGGCGACCCCCCGGACGGGGGAGCGGACGGCGGTCCTGCAGACCCAGACGGAGGGCCGAGCGACACCCCGGATGGCGGGGAGGGGGTCCAAAAGGACTAA
- a CDS encoding NUDIX hydrolase: MGGRPEVAVGAVAVRGGSILLIRRGQPPSEGRWSLPGGRVEWGESLAGALAREVLEETGIEVAVGALAGVVERRYLPEFHYVILDYHVTAAGGAPRPGGDVTDARWVPLAELELGAVSLADRLVEALRDFGVLPAGEGAGGSA, translated from the coding sequence ATGGGAGGCCGGCCGGAGGTCGCCGTGGGCGCCGTGGCGGTGCGCGGCGGCTCGATCCTGCTGATCCGGCGGGGCCAGCCCCCCTCCGAGGGGCGCTGGTCGCTGCCCGGGGGGCGGGTCGAATGGGGGGAGTCGCTGGCCGGCGCCCTCGCCCGGGAGGTCCTCGAGGAGACCGGCATCGAGGTGGCGGTCGGGGCACTGGCCGGGGTGGTCGAGCGGCGCTACCTACCCGAGTTCCACTACGTGATCCTCGACTACCACGTGACCGCCGCGGGGGGCGCGCCCCGGCCCGGGGGCGACGTCACCGACGCCCGCTGGGTCCCGCTCGCCGAGCTGGAGTTAGGTGCCGTCTCCCTCGCCGACCGGCTCGTCGAGGCCCTGCGCGATTTCGGCGTCCTGCCCGCCGGTGAAGGAGCTGGCGGGAGCGCCTGA
- a CDS encoding AAA family ATPase, which produces MPLQNRLKIWVPRILAVVLAYLAYLWLFETHATCVSVCTAGEANAAIGHFFQRQEGVIFIMLALSCAALLEIGLMLWLLSRGRTYTVFPYEYDVTFDDVKGQAPVVESVQEVVKLFRGFREFRELGGYPPHGILFEGPPGTGKTLMAKAVAGTVGVPFIYTSATSFANMFMGVGNMRVMMLFRKAKKYVKRYDGAVIFIDEIDALGSRGAGVSSASTPVEEPRAGLWGRVDRFMSPGGGLGAGIVNELLVQMDGLVMPKGIMRNVRRYLRMKPKVPSYNILIVAATNRAQVLDPALLRPGRFDRKIHVGLPDKEGRIDIIDYYLGKVKHAPIDIGKFAQMTIGYSPARVKNIVNEALIVALQDGRDALTWEDIWQAKLIDEIGLKQPVKYTEREKVMTAVHEAGHAVAAHELRSEDMRIQVITIIKRQEALGLVHSMELEEHFSATKESLLTDLKVSLAGMAAEEIWFGTSTSGVAGDLQTATRVALQYLGVYGMGDQLISYTVIPNGVTGDPQGAAFMLGQKEIRAEVDALLRRCKDEVSEILRNRRVAVERIRDELLDREELVGDQLESLMSEIFPDKVAARTAKQLPPGAIL; this is translated from the coding sequence ATGCCCCTGCAGAATCGGCTGAAGATTTGGGTCCCGCGCATCCTTGCAGTGGTGCTGGCCTACCTGGCCTACCTCTGGCTGTTCGAGACCCACGCCACATGTGTTTCGGTCTGCACCGCGGGCGAGGCCAACGCGGCGATCGGCCACTTCTTCCAGCGCCAGGAAGGCGTGATCTTCATCATGCTGGCGCTGTCGTGTGCGGCACTGCTGGAGATCGGGCTCATGCTCTGGCTGCTGTCCCGGGGCCGGACCTACACGGTATTCCCCTACGAGTACGACGTCACCTTCGACGACGTGAAGGGCCAGGCCCCGGTCGTCGAGTCGGTGCAGGAGGTCGTCAAGCTCTTCCGGGGCTTCCGGGAGTTCCGGGAGCTGGGCGGCTACCCGCCCCACGGCATCCTCTTCGAGGGTCCCCCGGGCACCGGCAAGACCCTGATGGCCAAGGCGGTGGCGGGCACGGTGGGCGTCCCGTTCATCTACACCTCGGCCACCAGCTTCGCCAACATGTTCATGGGCGTCGGCAACATGCGGGTGATGATGCTGTTCCGCAAGGCCAAGAAGTACGTCAAGCGCTACGACGGCGCCGTGATCTTCATCGACGAGATCGATGCTCTCGGCTCCCGGGGGGCGGGCGTGTCGTCGGCCTCCACGCCGGTCGAGGAGCCCCGCGCCGGCCTCTGGGGCCGGGTCGACCGCTTCATGAGCCCGGGTGGCGGCCTGGGGGCGGGCATCGTCAACGAGCTGCTGGTGCAGATGGACGGCCTCGTGATGCCCAAGGGCATCATGCGCAACGTGCGCCGCTACCTGCGGATGAAGCCGAAGGTGCCCTCCTACAACATCCTCATCGTGGCGGCCACCAACCGGGCGCAGGTGCTCGACCCCGCCCTGCTGCGCCCGGGACGCTTCGACCGCAAGATCCACGTCGGCCTGCCCGATAAGGAGGGCCGGATCGACATCATCGATTACTACCTGGGCAAGGTGAAGCACGCCCCCATCGACATCGGCAAATTCGCCCAGATGACCATTGGCTACTCGCCCGCCCGGGTGAAGAACATCGTCAACGAGGCGTTGATCGTCGCCCTGCAGGACGGCCGGGATGCCCTGACCTGGGAAGACATCTGGCAGGCGAAGCTGATCGACGAGATCGGCCTCAAGCAGCCGGTGAAGTACACCGAGCGGGAGAAGGTCATGACCGCGGTGCACGAGGCGGGCCACGCGGTGGCTGCCCACGAGCTGCGCTCCGAGGACATGCGGATCCAGGTGATCACCATCATCAAGCGCCAGGAGGCCCTCGGGCTCGTGCACTCGATGGAGCTGGAGGAGCACTTCAGCGCCACCAAGGAGAGCCTGCTGACCGACCTGAAGGTGTCCCTGGCCGGCATGGCGGCCGAGGAGATCTGGTTCGGCACCTCCACCAGCGGCGTCGCCGGCGACCTGCAGACCGCCACCCGCGTGGCCCTGCAGTACCTGGGCGTCTACGGCATGGGCGACCAGCTCATCTCCTACACCGTCATCCCCAACGGCGTGACCGGCGACCCCCAGGGGGCGGCCTTCATGCTGGGCCAGAAAGAGATCCGGGCCGAGGTGGACGCCCTGCTGCGGCGCTGCAAGGACGAGGTCTCGGAGATCCTGCGCAACCGGCGGGTCGCGGTCGAGCGCATCCGGGACGAGCTCCTGGACCGGGAGGAACTGGTGGGCGACCAGCTGGAGTCCCTGATGTCGGAGATCTTCCCCGACAAGGTGGCCGCCCGGACGGCCAAGCAGCTGCCCCCCGGCGCGATCTTGTAG
- a CDS encoding aquaporin → MRRYLAELVGTFFVVFLAAGTVVADVFLTHVRLADSFGPLGLVAAYGAGVAVAMAIVMPVSGGHLNPAISIAAYVSKRLSIQDTLGYVVAQLAGALIAGFLLRALAPKSAFDFASGGVPGLAAGISTLRGAGLETLLTFFVTFAFWAVCIDDRGHPRAAPAVVGLSVAAAGLVGVSFTGAAVNPARWFGPAVAGTHFASWIVWVAGPLLGALLGSLTYEVIFSPAPTEEEIEAAEEELEDDEDELAPVGSGAPASSFTGGQDAEIAQGLDEPVGEGDGT, encoded by the coding sequence GTGCGCCGCTACCTGGCCGAGCTGGTCGGTACCTTCTTCGTGGTGTTCCTCGCGGCCGGGACCGTGGTCGCGGACGTGTTCCTGACCCACGTCCGCCTCGCCGACTCGTTCGGGCCCCTGGGCCTGGTGGCCGCCTACGGCGCCGGCGTAGCGGTGGCGATGGCCATCGTCATGCCGGTCTCGGGCGGGCACCTGAACCCGGCGATATCCATTGCGGCCTACGTCTCCAAGCGGCTGTCGATCCAGGACACCCTCGGCTACGTGGTGGCGCAACTCGCCGGAGCGCTGATCGCCGGGTTCCTCTTGCGGGCCCTGGCGCCGAAGAGCGCCTTCGACTTCGCCAGCGGGGGGGTCCCCGGGCTGGCCGCCGGGATCAGCACGCTGCGGGGGGCGGGGCTGGAGACCCTGCTCACCTTCTTCGTCACCTTCGCCTTCTGGGCGGTGTGCATCGACGACCGGGGCCACCCGCGGGCGGCGCCGGCGGTGGTCGGACTGTCGGTGGCGGCGGCCGGCCTGGTGGGCGTCTCCTTCACCGGGGCGGCGGTCAACCCCGCCCGCTGGTTCGGGCCGGCGGTCGCCGGGACGCACTTCGCCAGCTGGATCGTGTGGGTGGCGGGCCCCTTGCTGGGTGCGTTGCTCGGCTCGCTGACCTACGAGGTGATCTTCAGCCCGGCCCCCACCGAGGAGGAGATCGAGGCGGCGGAGGAGGAGCTCGAGGACGACGAGGACGAGCTGGCGCCGGTGGGCTCAGGCGCTCCCGCCAGCTCCTTCACCGGCGGGCAGGACGCCGAAATCGCGCAGGGCCTCGACGAGCCGGTCGGCGAGGGAGACGGCACCTAA